One genomic region from Candidatus Syntrophosphaera sp. encodes:
- a CDS encoding T9SS type A sorting domain-containing protein — MKRLVLLCALLTAACLSWATIGDFYDFNATTQTYTAITGTQVTSVQGDDQLSEPIDIGFDFTYGLQSFSQIMISSNGWVGLGTNFSSSMLGNQLASTQYCPVLAPLWDDLSMGDGNVQTLLSGSTPNRVFTVQYTNARWSYSANNQFSFQVRLHESGKVDMKYGPRNGTPSYAYASIGINMAPGGSGWFYSVTPGNPATASTTTENAQISAFPALNVIYEFTPSALSNNDLAALSITGPSNPHVGSTSTYTVTVQNAGVYSQAIYQVKLITAANVELASVVGTPIQPGQTIVYNLSWIPANPGLLTIHGKVVLPGDEFTDNDQTPPLPLWILPAGTGTVSIGEGDLLELIPLNMYYRNSLWEGIFYPSELGFGQTSVIGISLYNNFLTNLPAKPTKIWLGAATVADLSGGWIPSTQLSLVYDGPVDYPSGENVINIPFTNPYPYFGGNLVMMVNRPMDTVYYSYYDQFYCQTLGDNRALNVYSDGTEFDPADPPAWTFDPGIPLPKITFFFSSGSPADDPSVPALATSLQGNHPNPFNPSTTISFGLKEASVVRIGIYNLKGQLVATLLDGEKAAGNHSLVWNGNDASGRPVSSGVYFCRMEAPEHSSTRKMLMLK, encoded by the coding sequence ATGAAAAGACTTGTTTTGCTATGCGCGCTGCTCACCGCGGCTTGTTTATCCTGGGCGACCATTGGCGATTTTTACGACTTCAATGCCACCACCCAAACCTACACCGCCATCACTGGAACTCAAGTGACTTCGGTGCAAGGGGACGATCAGCTTTCCGAACCGATCGACATCGGTTTTGATTTTACCTATGGACTGCAAAGTTTCTCGCAGATCATGATCTCCTCGAACGGCTGGGTGGGATTGGGCACCAATTTCTCTTCCAGCATGCTCGGAAACCAACTGGCGTCAACGCAGTATTGCCCGGTTCTCGCTCCGCTGTGGGACGACCTCAGCATGGGCGACGGCAACGTGCAGACCCTGCTGAGTGGCTCAACTCCCAACCGGGTCTTTACGGTCCAGTACACCAACGCGAGATGGAGTTATTCCGCCAACAACCAGTTTAGCTTTCAGGTTCGCCTCCACGAATCCGGCAAGGTGGACATGAAGTATGGCCCGCGCAACGGGACTCCCAGCTATGCTTATGCTTCCATCGGGATCAACATGGCCCCGGGCGGCAGCGGCTGGTTCTACAGCGTGACTCCGGGAAATCCCGCCACGGCTTCCACGACCACCGAAAACGCGCAGATCTCAGCGTTTCCGGCTTTGAACGTGATCTACGAATTCACGCCCAGCGCACTTTCGAACAACGACCTGGCCGCCCTTTCCATCACCGGCCCTTCAAATCCCCACGTGGGAAGCACTTCCACCTATACGGTTACCGTCCAGAACGCGGGAGTGTATTCCCAGGCCATCTACCAGGTCAAGCTGATCACAGCCGCCAACGTAGAACTGGCCTCGGTTGTGGGTACTCCGATCCAGCCCGGCCAGACCATTGTTTACAACTTGAGCTGGATCCCGGCGAATCCCGGCCTGCTCACCATCCACGGCAAGGTGGTGCTCCCCGGGGATGAGTTTACAGACAACGACCAGACCCCGCCTCTGCCGCTGTGGATCCTTCCGGCGGGCACAGGCACGGTAAGCATCGGTGAGGGAGACCTGCTGGAGCTGATCCCCCTGAACATGTATTACCGGAACAGCCTCTGGGAAGGCATCTTTTACCCTTCCGAGCTGGGTTTTGGCCAGACCTCGGTCATCGGGATCTCGCTGTACAACAATTTTTTAACCAACCTGCCAGCCAAGCCCACCAAGATCTGGCTGGGCGCGGCCACGGTTGCCGACCTCAGCGGTGGCTGGATCCCCTCCACCCAACTCTCCCTGGTTTATGATGGGCCGGTGGATTATCCGAGCGGCGAGAATGTGATCAACATTCCCTTCACCAACCCCTATCCCTATTTCGGCGGCAACCTGGTGATGATGGTAAACCGGCCCATGGACACGGTATATTATTCCTATTACGACCAGTTTTATTGCCAGACGCTGGGTGACAACCGGGCCCTGAATGTATATTCTGATGGAACCGAATTCGACCCGGCCGATCCCCCGGCGTGGACCTTCGACCCGGGAATCCCACTGCCCAAGATCACTTTTTTCTTCAGCAGCGGCAGCCCGGCCGATGATCCGTCCGTTCCGGCCCTTGCCACCAGCCTGCAAGGCAACCATCCCAACCCCTTCAACCCCAGCACCACGATCAGCTTTGGCCTCAAAGAGGCCTCCGTTGTCCGGATCGGGATCTATAACCTGAAAGGCCAGCTCGTGGCCACCCTCCTGGACGGGGAAAAAGCCGCCGGAAACCACAGCCTGGTCTGGAACGGGAATGACGCTTCCGGCCGCCCCGTTTCGAGCGGAGTCTATTTTTGCCGCATGGAGGCCCCAGAGCACAGCTCCACGCGCAAGATGCTGATGCTTAAATAG